One window of Desulfobaculum bizertense DSM 18034 genomic DNA carries:
- the hisA gene encoding 1-(5-phosphoribosyl)-5-[(5-phosphoribosylamino)methylideneamino]imidazole-4-carboxamide isomerase: protein MIVFPAVDIKGGKCVRLKQGLAHKETVFNESPVDAAKHWAARGARYLHVVDLDGAFDGHPANWRLIHDICHSVDIPVQLGGGIRDIATAKAYVEAGVSRLIIGTMALENPELFGELCAALPGKIGVSLDAVDGNLKTRGWVEDAGMTVFDVLPRLEEQGAQFIIYTDISRDGMQSGANVPALKALCEASSLPVIAAGGVASLDDIQNLSPLCKIGLEGAISGKAIYEGTLDLEAANEWIDSRSGE from the coding sequence GTGATTGTTTTTCCTGCTGTTGATATCAAAGGTGGTAAATGCGTCAGGCTCAAGCAGGGGCTGGCACACAAAGAAACCGTGTTTAACGAAAGCCCTGTCGACGCTGCAAAGCATTGGGCTGCTCGCGGTGCACGGTATCTGCACGTCGTCGACCTCGATGGTGCCTTTGACGGGCATCCCGCAAACTGGCGCCTGATTCATGATATTTGCCACTCTGTCGATATCCCCGTACAGCTTGGCGGCGGCATTCGAGACATCGCCACCGCAAAGGCCTACGTCGAAGCAGGAGTTTCCAGACTCATCATCGGAACGATGGCCCTGGAAAATCCAGAGCTGTTTGGCGAACTTTGTGCGGCTCTTCCCGGCAAGATTGGTGTTTCCCTCGATGCTGTCGATGGAAATCTCAAAACCCGTGGGTGGGTCGAAGATGCCGGTATGACTGTGTTTGACGTGCTCCCTCGGCTCGAAGAGCAGGGCGCTCAGTTTATCATTTATACGGATATCAGCCGTGACGGTATGCAGTCTGGTGCCAATGTGCCAGCACTGAAAGCCCTCTGTGAAGCGAGTTCACTTCCCGTCATAGCTGCTGGCGGCGTTGCCAGTCTTGACGATATTCAGAATCTGTCTCCCCTTTGCAAAATCGGCCTCGAAGGAGCTATCTCCGGTAAGGCAATTTATGAGGGGACCCTTGATCTGGAGGCTGCAAATGAGTGGATTGACTCGCGAAGCGGGGAATAA
- a CDS encoding heavy-metal-associated domain-containing protein, giving the protein MSGLTREAGNKLKQVMKLGKQRRDNRVAALEKEMGKSLYKLVVKGMSCQHCVAAVTEALAKVSGLSSVSVDLEKGVASFYSDSEPDYAVLKDAVESIGFDAGDLVQ; this is encoded by the coding sequence ATGAGTGGATTGACTCGCGAAGCGGGGAATAAATTAAAACAGGTTATGAAGCTAGGAAAGCAGCGGCGTGACAATCGCGTCGCCGCTTTGGAGAAAGAAATGGGAAAGTCCCTCTACAAGCTCGTCGTGAAAGGTATGAGCTGTCAGCATTGTGTCGCCGCCGTTACTGAGGCTCTCGCCAAGGTTTCCGGCCTCTCCAGTGTCTCTGTCGACCTTGAGAAAGGCGTCGCCTCTTTTTATTCTGATTCTGAGCCTGATTACGCTGTTCTCAAGGACGCTGTCGAAAGCATCGGCTTCGATGCTGGCGACCTCGTTCAGTAG